A single genomic interval of Adhaeribacter pallidiroseus harbors:
- a CDS encoding phosphotriesterase family protein, giving the protein MEPSPNQKFVRTVLGDISPEAMGLTYSHEHIIIDESYPTLGNPLFLLNDVEKVSEELHRFYAAGGRTMVDTMPADCGRNVRKLAEVSRRTGVHIIVPTGIHLEQYYLPNHWRYTYTEEQLTRLFVADVTEGIDAHDYNGPYVERTPHKAGMVKLATGDEKITAHQEKIFHAVVNTHKETGVPILTHTNFGKHALDQVNLFAKLGADLTHVVLSHVDRYQDINYNRELLQTGVKVEYDSAFRWKNEPNWTYKLLEALLSEFPDQITMGMDAAKSSYWQSYGGNPGLNFLITTFKVDLQQMGLGEYYNHIFFKNPARLYAFCKKILNFYK; this is encoded by the coding sequence ATGGAACCAAGCCCTAACCAGAAATTTGTGCGTACCGTACTCGGCGATATTTCGCCGGAGGCAATGGGATTAACGTACTCCCACGAGCACATTATTATCGACGAAAGCTACCCGACCCTGGGCAATCCTTTGTTTTTGCTGAATGACGTAGAAAAAGTTAGTGAGGAACTGCACCGTTTTTACGCTGCGGGTGGCCGCACCATGGTCGATACCATGCCGGCCGATTGTGGCAGAAATGTGCGCAAGCTGGCCGAAGTGTCCCGGAGAACCGGCGTGCACATTATCGTCCCCACCGGCATTCATTTGGAGCAATACTATTTGCCTAATCATTGGCGCTACACCTACACCGAAGAGCAATTAACCCGATTATTTGTGGCCGATGTAACAGAAGGCATTGATGCGCATGACTATAACGGGCCTTACGTAGAGCGCACCCCGCACAAAGCCGGTATGGTAAAACTGGCTACCGGCGACGAAAAAATTACGGCGCACCAGGAAAAAATCTTTCACGCGGTAGTAAATACCCATAAAGAAACCGGGGTTCCCATTTTAACGCATACCAATTTCGGTAAACATGCCCTGGACCAGGTAAACTTGTTTGCCAAACTAGGCGCTGATTTAACCCACGTGGTGCTCTCGCATGTAGACCGCTACCAAGATATTAACTATAACCGGGAATTGCTGCAAACCGGCGTTAAAGTAGAATACGATAGCGCCTTCCGCTGGAAAAACGAACCTAACTGGACCTATAAATTGCTGGAAGCCTTGCTGTCCGAATTTCCGGACCAGATTACCATGGGAATGGATGCCGCTAAAAGCAGTTACTGGCAATCTTACGGCGGAAACCCAGGCCTAAATTTCCTCATAACTACTTTTAAAGTAGACTTGCAGCAGATGGGTTTAGGAGAGTACTACAACCATATATTTTTTAAAAATCCAGCGCGACTGTATGCCTTCTGTAAGAAAATTTTAAATTTTTATAAATGA
- a CDS encoding AraC family transcriptional regulator: MKPRLEKLTLEPKYSFILQKDVYPYYPTPWHYHPEYELVLVLKSSGQRTVGDHTDTFTDGDLVFLGPNLPHAYQNDPAYYQGNPDLTAEAIVIHFREEFLGKTFFNLPEMIAINQLFDKAKFGLKITGNTRQQIADKMQEMLTLSGYRRITHLLHILELLSLSDEYQLLVSPGFVEQYVPAGTDPITKVHAYIIANFRKDISLANAAEVANMSIPSFCRSFKACTRKSFSHFLNEVRVGYACKLLLEDKFNISRVCYESGFNNMSNFNLQFKKVTGIPPLKYKKMRNENPSYSSGS, encoded by the coding sequence ATGAAACCGCGACTGGAAAAACTAACTTTAGAGCCGAAATATTCTTTTATTCTGCAAAAGGATGTTTATCCCTATTATCCTACTCCCTGGCATTATCATCCGGAGTACGAGTTGGTATTGGTTTTAAAAAGTTCTGGCCAGCGAACCGTGGGCGACCATACTGATACTTTTACCGACGGCGATTTGGTGTTTTTAGGTCCAAATTTACCGCATGCCTATCAAAATGACCCAGCTTATTACCAGGGAAACCCAGACCTGACGGCTGAAGCTATTGTGATTCACTTTCGGGAAGAATTTTTGGGTAAAACGTTTTTTAACTTACCCGAAATGATTGCCATCAATCAACTTTTCGATAAAGCCAAATTCGGTTTAAAAATTACTGGAAACACCCGGCAGCAGATTGCGGATAAGATGCAGGAAATGCTAACGCTTAGCGGTTACCGGCGCATTACGCACTTGTTGCATATCCTGGAGCTTCTGTCTTTATCCGACGAATACCAACTTTTGGTAAGTCCCGGATTTGTAGAGCAATATGTGCCGGCGGGTACCGATCCTATTACCAAAGTGCATGCCTACATTATTGCCAATTTCCGGAAAGATATATCCCTGGCTAATGCCGCCGAAGTGGCCAACATGTCCATTCCTTCGTTTTGCCGTTCCTTTAAAGCCTGCACCCGGAAAAGTTTTTCGCACTTTTTAAATGAAGTGAGGGTAGGGTATGCTTGTAAGTTGCTCCTGGAAGATAAGTTTAATATTTCGCGGGTTTGCTACGAAAGCGGCTTTAATAACATGTCTAATTTTAATCTACAATTTAAAAAAGTTACTGGTATTCCGCCTTTAAAGTATAAGAAAATGCGAAACGAGAATCCTTCTTATAGTTCCGGGTCATAA
- a CDS encoding PQQ-dependent sugar dehydrogenase: protein MGTSVQSPIAKPDSNRFQKIELISHLNEPLELQVLPEGDVLFIERTGALKLFKAAINKVKVLANLPVFHDLEDGLLGLVIDPDFPSNRFIYLFYSPLGEKEEQRVSRFYLGPDALDLKSEKILLEIPTQRKECCHSAGSLAFGPDKNLYIAVGDNTNPHNAGYYNSIDERPGRAFWDAQRTAGNTNDLRGKILRIKPEPDGSVSIPVGNLFPVNTPNTRPEIYAMGARNPYRITVDSLTGWLYWGDVGQNTINNPARGPVSYDEFHQAKKPGFFGWPYFAGDNQPYADFDFATDQIGPFFNPQKPENNSPNNTGLATLPPAESAFIWYSYDESQNFKNLGTGGKSPIAGPFFHSQFYQQQPVWVKTPRKFPEYYNGKWFIAEWMRDWINVVTLDETGKLVDIERFMPSAKFDHPIDLEFGPDGALYVLEYGTGWFAHNQNARLSRIDYVAGNRPPVAKINASKTAGAVPLTVAFSAAESFDYDKNDKLTYAWQLVNPEEKLATEPETNYQFKQPGLYTIRLTVTDDHGLSATQDLKIETGNERPAVNIAFGGNETFYWNQKAKTYQVQVQDREDGSLATGKIAPQAVLVTVNLADMGTDLTLLAQDQEKQATLYLHPGQQLIKQSDCLGCHQEKTKSIGPSWQQVASRYPENEKTIETLTQKIRQGGNGNWGEAAMSAHPQLKAPEIFQMVKYILNLKKEPTANNQLPVKGTFVPDSKAEGLYVFRAVYQDKGFNAAPAQVGQTTHVLRNALVKAISCEELSGVTRYNNSYIRFPAQKSFISFQNMDLTGIASLKVAFDATFPCTLSVRLDQPDGVEIGSLKLQPAAKPAENKNITATISTWTEQELKLKPLSGKHHLYLVATDIQAGATGSNYLSLNTIYFLPPRGNSL, encoded by the coding sequence TTGGGTACTTCAGTGCAATCGCCGATTGCTAAACCAGACTCCAACCGTTTTCAGAAAATAGAGTTAATTTCTCATTTAAATGAACCCTTGGAGTTGCAGGTTTTGCCGGAGGGCGATGTCTTGTTTATTGAACGAACGGGTGCTTTAAAGCTTTTTAAGGCAGCTATAAACAAGGTGAAGGTGCTGGCTAATCTTCCGGTATTTCACGATTTAGAAGATGGATTGCTGGGATTAGTGATCGACCCGGACTTCCCCAGTAACCGTTTTATTTACCTTTTTTATTCGCCGTTGGGTGAAAAAGAAGAACAACGGGTGTCCCGGTTTTATCTGGGACCGGATGCTTTAGACTTGAAATCTGAAAAAATACTATTAGAAATTCCGACACAACGCAAAGAATGCTGCCATTCGGCGGGTTCGCTGGCTTTTGGGCCCGATAAGAATTTATACATTGCCGTCGGCGATAATACCAACCCGCACAACGCCGGTTATTACAACTCCATCGACGAAAGACCGGGGCGGGCATTCTGGGACGCGCAACGAACAGCCGGTAATACCAACGATTTGCGGGGAAAAATTCTGCGGATTAAACCCGAACCCGATGGCTCGGTTTCCATTCCGGTGGGCAATTTATTTCCTGTAAATACCCCAAATACCCGGCCCGAAATTTACGCCATGGGTGCCCGGAACCCGTACCGGATTACCGTTGATTCCCTGACTGGCTGGTTGTATTGGGGCGATGTAGGCCAAAATACCATTAATAATCCCGCCCGCGGGCCGGTTAGTTACGATGAATTTCACCAGGCCAAAAAGCCGGGCTTTTTTGGGTGGCCTTATTTTGCCGGAGATAATCAACCGTATGCCGATTTTGACTTTGCCACCGATCAGATTGGCCCCTTCTTCAACCCTCAAAAGCCCGAAAACAACTCTCCGAATAATACAGGTTTAGCAACATTGCCACCCGCAGAAAGTGCTTTCATCTGGTACTCTTACGACGAGTCTCAAAATTTTAAAAATTTAGGTACCGGGGGTAAAAGCCCCATTGCTGGTCCGTTTTTTCATTCTCAATTTTATCAACAGCAGCCCGTTTGGGTAAAGACTCCCCGCAAGTTTCCGGAATATTATAATGGCAAATGGTTTATTGCCGAATGGATGCGCGATTGGATAAATGTAGTAACCTTAGACGAAACCGGTAAACTAGTAGACATAGAACGGTTTATGCCTTCCGCTAAGTTTGACCACCCCATTGATTTAGAGTTTGGACCCGATGGCGCGCTCTACGTTTTAGAATACGGTACGGGTTGGTTTGCCCATAACCAGAATGCCCGCCTGAGCCGGATTGATTATGTAGCCGGAAACCGACCGCCAGTCGCTAAAATAAACGCCAGTAAAACGGCGGGCGCGGTGCCCTTAACAGTAGCTTTCTCCGCTGCCGAATCTTTTGACTACGATAAAAATGACAAACTAACTTACGCCTGGCAACTGGTGAATCCGGAAGAAAAGCTCGCAACGGAGCCCGAAACCAACTACCAGTTTAAGCAGCCAGGCCTGTATACAATTCGCTTAACCGTAACCGACGACCATGGCCTAAGCGCTACGCAGGATTTAAAAATAGAAACAGGAAACGAAAGGCCGGCCGTAAATATAGCTTTTGGGGGGAACGAAACTTTTTACTGGAACCAAAAAGCAAAAACTTACCAAGTACAAGTGCAGGATAGAGAAGATGGCAGTTTGGCCACCGGAAAAATTGCCCCGCAGGCTGTATTAGTAACCGTAAATTTAGCCGATATGGGTACGGATTTAACGCTCCTGGCCCAGGACCAGGAAAAACAAGCTACCCTTTACCTGCACCCCGGGCAGCAGCTGATTAAACAAAGCGATTGCTTGGGTTGTCACCAGGAAAAAACCAAATCCATTGGCCCGTCTTGGCAGCAAGTAGCCAGCCGCTATCCGGAAAACGAGAAAACCATAGAAACTTTAACCCAAAAAATCAGGCAGGGTGGCAACGGCAACTGGGGCGAAGCCGCTATGTCGGCCCATCCCCAACTAAAAGCACCGGAAATTTTCCAAATGGTAAAGTACATCTTAAATTTAAAAAAAGAACCCACGGCCAATAACCAGTTGCCGGTAAAAGGCACTTTTGTACCGGATAGTAAAGCCGAAGGACTCTACGTGTTTCGGGCTGTTTACCAAGATAAAGGGTTTAACGCTGCTCCCGCGCAGGTGGGCCAAACCACGCATGTTTTACGTAACGCCCTGGTCAAGGCTATCTCGTGCGAGGAGCTGAGCGGGGTAACGCGCTATAACAATTCCTACATCCGTTTTCCGGCCCAAAAAAGCTTTATCAGCTTCCAGAATATGGACCTGACCGGCATTGCCAGTTTAAAAGTAGCATTTGATGCTACTTTCCCTTGCACCTTATCCGTTCGGTTAGATCAGCCCGATGGCGTAGAAATTGGCTCCTTAAAGTTACAACCGGCTGCCAAGCCGGCCGAAAATAAAAACATTACGGCCACCATCAGCACATGGACCGAACAGGAATTAAAACTAAAGCCTTTATCAGGAAAGCACCACCTGTACCTGGTAGCTACTGATATTCAAGCAGGCGCTACCGGCAGTAATTATTTGAGCCTGAATACTATTTATTTTCTTCCCCCTCGGGGTAATAGCCTATAG
- a CDS encoding sugar phosphate isomerase/epimerase family protein: MIHNRRSFLGYLASFPAFGLVHNLKIGENPLSAEKLPFATNEYSWITFSKRQGRDWFTDLDASLSELAKSGIKGYEPAIKKPEDLQQLAPLLKKHKLEMPSIYVGNTLHQEKEAAQSLAQTVAIAKAAKPLGLKIIVTNPSPIRWGGPENKSDAELTTQANYLNKIGAEVRKQGVTLAYHNHDIEMRNSAREFHHMMLATNPENVSLCLEAHWLYRGSGNSQLAMFDILRLYGSRVVEVHLRQSINGTWSETFKEGDIDYLKLAKELADLKINPHFVLEQCIESQTANTLDAVAAHQADLKYASNVFASFKNVKSSGVYKKQNESMK, translated from the coding sequence ATGATCCATAATCGCCGTTCATTTCTGGGTTACCTGGCCAGCTTTCCCGCTTTTGGTTTGGTCCATAATTTAAAAATTGGGGAAAATCCGTTATCGGCAGAAAAATTACCCTTTGCTACGAATGAATATTCCTGGATTACTTTTTCCAAACGCCAAGGCCGGGATTGGTTCACCGATTTAGATGCCTCTTTAAGCGAGCTGGCAAAATCGGGTATTAAAGGCTATGAACCCGCAATCAAAAAACCGGAAGATCTCCAACAGTTGGCGCCGCTACTGAAGAAACATAAACTGGAAATGCCTTCTATTTATGTTGGCAATACCTTGCATCAAGAAAAAGAAGCCGCGCAAAGCCTGGCGCAAACGGTAGCTATTGCCAAGGCCGCAAAACCGCTGGGTTTAAAAATAATAGTAACGAATCCCAGCCCCATTCGCTGGGGCGGACCAGAAAATAAGTCTGATGCAGAATTAACTACGCAGGCTAATTACCTGAATAAAATAGGCGCTGAAGTTCGGAAGCAGGGAGTAACTTTGGCTTACCACAACCACGATATAGAGATGCGAAATTCGGCGCGGGAGTTTCACCACATGATGCTTGCCACTAATCCCGAAAATGTGTCGTTGTGCCTGGAAGCGCATTGGTTATACCGTGGTTCCGGTAATTCGCAATTAGCGATGTTTGATATATTGCGTTTGTACGGTAGTCGGGTGGTGGAAGTACATTTACGGCAATCCATTAACGGTACCTGGTCAGAAACTTTTAAAGAAGGCGACATTGATTACCTGAAACTGGCTAAAGAATTAGCCGATTTAAAAATAAATCCGCACTTTGTACTGGAACAATGCATCGAGAGCCAAACCGCTAACACCCTCGATGCGGTAGCAGCGCATCAAGCAGATTTAAAATACGCTTCTAATGTATTTGCTTCTTTTAAAAATGTAAAAAGTTCTGGTGTTTATAAAAAACAAAACGAATCAATGAAATAG
- a CDS encoding sugar phosphate isomerase/epimerase family protein, translating into MLPQNLFTRRQLIKRSALVAGLVTIAPWWTLLSAGKLKKYKISTCDWSIDKGSKVEAMALAKKIGLDGVQVSLGTVENNMHLRLPEIQKAYKEAAKKYGVQVSSLAIGELNNVPYKSEPITEEWVSDSIDVAQAMGCKVILLAFFHKGDLRGDKAGVQEVIRRLKKVAPKAEKAGIILGIESWLSAQEHLDIIQAVGSKNVRVYYDVANSTQMGYNIYEEMSQLGKEYICEVHAKENGYLLGQGKVDFVRVKKILDDMDYEGWVIIEGAVPEGADPFQSYVANNKYLRSVLNKA; encoded by the coding sequence ATGCTACCTCAAAACTTGTTTACCCGTCGTCAATTAATAAAGCGGAGTGCTTTAGTAGCCGGACTTGTTACCATTGCACCTTGGTGGACTTTGCTCTCTGCGGGTAAACTTAAAAAATACAAGATAAGTACCTGCGACTGGTCCATTGATAAGGGTAGTAAAGTAGAAGCTATGGCTTTGGCCAAGAAAATTGGGTTAGATGGCGTGCAAGTGAGTTTGGGAACCGTAGAAAACAACATGCATCTCCGCCTTCCGGAAATACAAAAAGCCTATAAAGAAGCCGCCAAGAAATATGGCGTGCAGGTGTCTAGTCTGGCTATTGGCGAATTAAACAATGTACCTTACAAATCGGAACCAATAACAGAAGAATGGGTAAGCGACAGTATTGATGTGGCCCAGGCCATGGGGTGTAAAGTAATTTTGCTGGCGTTCTTTCATAAAGGCGACCTCCGGGGCGATAAAGCTGGAGTTCAGGAAGTAATCCGCCGGTTAAAAAAAGTAGCTCCTAAGGCCGAAAAAGCCGGCATAATACTGGGGATTGAGTCTTGGCTGAGTGCCCAGGAACATCTTGATATTATTCAAGCCGTTGGTTCTAAAAATGTGCGGGTGTATTACGATGTGGCAAATTCCACGCAAATGGGCTATAATATTTACGAAGAAATGAGCCAATTAGGCAAGGAGTACATCTGTGAAGTGCATGCCAAGGAAAATGGGTATTTACTAGGTCAGGGAAAAGTAGATTTCGTTCGGGTAAAAAAGATATTGGATGATATGGATTACGAAGGATGGGTGATTATCGAAGGAGCCGTTCCGGAAGGAGCCGATCCCTTCCAGTCTTATGTGGCTAACAACAAATACCTCCGGTCAGTCTTGAATAAGGCATAG
- a CDS encoding PVC-type heme-binding CxxCH protein has protein sequence MTIYRTTVYILFLAFLTIFSCKPGREQTEKIAPKQPALFVPEDLEATLWAESPQLYNPTNLDVDIKGRIWVTEAVNYRDFNNAKGHLQHPAGDRVMILEDTNQDGVADSSKVFVQDKDLRSPLGIAVLGNKIVVSCSPSVIIYTDENGDDKPDKKEIFLKGFGGLDHDHGLHAGLAGPDGKLYFITGNAGPHKVTDKNGQTIQAGSVYTGGTPYNEKNTPALKSSDGRIYTGGFAFRINPDGTGLEALAHNFRNSYEIGVDSYGNLWQNDNDDQVATCRTSWVMEGSNAGYFSTTGERTWQADRRPGQSIETAHWHQEDPGVLPVGDLYGSGSPTGIVLNEDDALGKKYRGLLLSADAGRNIIFGYYPQLKGAGYPLAGRSNFISSVETDNTDYRWYQIEENKAKWFRPSDVTMGTDGAIYVADFFDPVVGGHQMNDKQGYGRIYRITPKNKKLTPPVIDLSNTEGQVQALLNPAINVRNQGFELLKVQGEKALPRVKAILNSDNPYHRARAIWLLSQLRVSGIKEVTTLFRDEDPNIRITAFRALRQANPQKILDYAGQLARDKSPAVRREVILAVREVPLAKSEPILLTLIDGYDEQDRWYLNALGIALENKAEAFYPALLKHFSAQNPEDWPPPVANLVWELHPPSAVKALQERALSQKLSVKEREKSLVALAFTPTQAASDAVRQISQKGAADMVPLAQYWLQFRKTNDWQPYLKDWKTPADQLPEAHPELLVLRKKVADPKLSINQRQNAAMALVKSKAGKLYLVDLAANEALSDTIRQAVKEQMLQEEDRYMKPLIANYFTPSDSAAYPIKALNDLPADVAKGKKLMYGNCLVCHKMGNAGGEIGPVLTHINQKYDKPSLFQAIVHPEAGIAFGSEPYLISLKNGGIVYGLLLSEGPVVTVLDIYGRRYMMEASQVISKKQLKTSPMPSPKHLQLSQQDVADITAFLLQKDKSL, from the coding sequence ATGACAATTTATAGAACAACCGTTTATATTTTATTTTTGGCTTTCCTGACTATCTTTTCCTGCAAACCCGGCAGAGAACAAACGGAAAAAATTGCTCCCAAACAACCCGCTTTATTCGTTCCGGAGGACTTGGAAGCTACGCTCTGGGCCGAGTCCCCGCAATTATATAATCCTACTAACCTGGATGTGGATATCAAAGGCCGCATCTGGGTAACCGAAGCCGTCAATTACCGCGACTTTAACAATGCTAAAGGTCATTTACAGCACCCGGCAGGAGACCGGGTAATGATTCTGGAAGATACAAACCAAGATGGAGTGGCCGATTCTTCTAAAGTTTTTGTGCAGGATAAGGATCTGCGTTCGCCCCTGGGTATAGCGGTTTTGGGTAATAAAATTGTGGTTTCTTGTTCTCCTTCCGTTATTATTTATACCGATGAGAATGGCGATGATAAACCCGACAAAAAAGAAATCTTCCTGAAAGGATTCGGCGGTTTGGATCATGACCACGGATTACACGCCGGCCTGGCCGGGCCCGACGGGAAGTTGTATTTTATAACGGGCAATGCCGGACCTCATAAAGTAACCGATAAAAACGGGCAGACCATTCAGGCGGGTAGTGTATACACCGGTGGTACGCCTTATAACGAAAAAAATACTCCTGCCTTAAAAAGCAGTGATGGGCGAATCTACACGGGTGGTTTTGCTTTTAGAATAAACCCGGACGGTACCGGTTTGGAAGCCCTAGCCCATAATTTTCGTAATTCTTACGAAATCGGGGTGGATTCGTACGGTAACTTATGGCAGAATGATAACGACGACCAGGTAGCTACCTGCCGGACCAGTTGGGTGATGGAAGGAAGTAATGCCGGGTATTTTAGCACCACCGGCGAACGTACCTGGCAGGCCGACCGACGGCCAGGACAAAGTATTGAAACGGCTCACTGGCACCAGGAAGATCCGGGAGTATTACCCGTTGGTGACCTTTACGGTTCCGGTTCTCCCACCGGCATTGTATTGAATGAAGATGATGCTTTAGGCAAAAAATACCGCGGACTGCTGTTGAGTGCCGATGCCGGTAGAAATATTATTTTTGGCTATTATCCCCAATTAAAAGGTGCTGGTTATCCATTAGCTGGTCGCAGCAACTTTATTTCTTCCGTAGAAACAGACAATACAGATTACCGCTGGTACCAAATAGAGGAAAATAAAGCCAAATGGTTTCGGCCTAGTGACGTAACTATGGGTACCGATGGCGCTATTTACGTGGCCGATTTTTTCGACCCTGTGGTAGGTGGGCATCAGATGAATGATAAACAAGGTTATGGCCGTATCTACCGGATTACTCCTAAAAACAAAAAACTAACCCCACCGGTCATTGACCTCAGCAACACTGAAGGGCAGGTACAAGCCTTGTTAAATCCGGCAATAAATGTTCGGAACCAAGGTTTTGAACTTTTGAAAGTTCAGGGTGAAAAAGCATTGCCCAGGGTAAAAGCGATTTTAAATTCTGATAATCCGTATCACAGGGCCAGGGCCATTTGGCTGTTGTCGCAATTAAGGGTATCCGGGATTAAAGAAGTAACAACATTATTCCGGGATGAGGACCCGAACATCCGAATAACCGCTTTTCGGGCTTTGCGGCAAGCCAATCCGCAAAAAATACTGGATTATGCCGGGCAATTAGCTCGGGATAAATCTCCGGCGGTACGCCGAGAAGTGATCTTGGCGGTGCGCGAAGTACCCTTAGCGAAAAGCGAACCTATTCTGTTAACTTTAATAGATGGTTACGACGAGCAGGACCGCTGGTATTTAAACGCCTTAGGAATAGCCCTGGAAAATAAGGCGGAAGCTTTTTATCCGGCCCTATTAAAACATTTTAGTGCCCAAAATCCAGAGGACTGGCCCCCGCCTGTAGCTAATTTAGTATGGGAATTACATCCGCCCTCGGCGGTTAAAGCCTTACAGGAAAGAGCTTTGTCTCAAAAACTATCCGTTAAGGAACGAGAGAAATCTTTGGTAGCTTTAGCTTTTACCCCTACGCAAGCAGCCTCTGATGCTGTCCGACAGATATCCCAGAAAGGAGCCGCGGACATGGTGCCTTTAGCCCAATATTGGTTGCAATTCCGGAAAACGAACGACTGGCAACCATATCTGAAAGATTGGAAAACGCCGGCTGATCAGTTACCGGAAGCTCATCCGGAATTACTGGTTCTCCGGAAAAAAGTAGCTGATCCAAAGTTATCGATTAATCAACGCCAGAATGCCGCCATGGCGTTAGTGAAAAGCAAAGCCGGTAAATTATACCTGGTAGATTTAGCGGCAAATGAAGCTTTATCCGATACCATTAGGCAAGCGGTAAAAGAGCAGATGCTGCAGGAAGAGGATCGCTATATGAAGCCTTTAATTGCCAATTATTTCACTCCTTCCGATTCTGCTGCATATCCAATAAAAGCTTTAAATGATTTACCGGCCGATGTAGCCAAAGGAAAAAAATTAATGTACGGCAATTGCCTGGTGTGCCATAAAATGGGCAATGCCGGGGGTGAAATAGGACCGGTGCTCACCCATATAAATCAGAAGTATGATAAACCAAGCTTGTTTCAGGCCATTGTTCATCCGGAGGCCGGTATTGCTTTTGGCTCCGAACCTTATCTTATATCGTTAAAAAACGGTGGTATTGTTTATGGTTTGTTACTTTCGGAGGGACCGGTAGTTACGGTACTGGATATTTACGGACGACGCTACATGATGGAAGCTTCACAGGTGATAAGTAAAAAACAGCTTAAAACCAGTCCCATGCCATCTCCGAAACACCTGCAATTGAGTCAGCAGGATGTTGCCGATATTACGGCCTTTTTGCTGCAAAAAGACAAGAGCTTATGA
- a CDS encoding Gfo/Idh/MocA family protein has protein sequence MKNSSFNRRKFVKDTLAGAASIAGLTTLPLDLLASSDRLIPAESVNKDKSLPVLPSKIKFSVIGLNHGHINSQVEAVIRGGGQFISFYAKEEDLAAAFAKKYPQIKRARSEKEILEDKSIQLVVSASIPDERAPLGIRVMQHGKDFMVDKPGITSLEQLAEVRKVQKETKRIYSIMYSERFENKATVKAGELVKAGAIGKVIQTIGLGPHRMNPKTRPDWFFDRQRFGGIICDIASHQFDQYLFFTGSTQADVVAAQVGNVNHPQYPKFEDFGDVMLRGNKGTGYIRVDWFTPDGLKTWGDGRLTVLGTEGFIEIRKNIDIGGREGGNHLFLTDQKETRYLDCSQEPLPYGEQLVNDIVNRTETAMTQEHCFLATELALKAQQQAKTITI, from the coding sequence ATGAAAAATTCTTCTTTTAATCGCCGCAAGTTTGTGAAAGATACTTTGGCTGGTGCCGCCAGTATAGCTGGTTTAACTACTTTACCTTTAGATTTACTCGCCAGCTCCGATCGGTTAATACCAGCAGAATCTGTTAATAAAGACAAAAGTTTGCCGGTTCTACCATCTAAAATTAAATTTTCGGTAATCGGGTTAAACCATGGGCACATCAACTCGCAGGTAGAGGCGGTTATTAGAGGAGGAGGCCAGTTTATTTCTTTTTATGCGAAAGAAGAAGATTTAGCTGCCGCTTTTGCCAAAAAATACCCGCAAATAAAACGGGCTCGTTCTGAAAAAGAAATTCTGGAAGATAAATCCATTCAGCTGGTAGTAAGCGCTTCTATTCCGGATGAGCGGGCCCCGTTAGGCATACGGGTAATGCAGCACGGAAAAGATTTTATGGTAGATAAACCCGGTATTACCTCTCTGGAACAATTAGCGGAAGTACGGAAGGTACAAAAAGAAACCAAGCGCATATACTCGATTATGTACAGCGAACGTTTCGAGAATAAAGCTACGGTAAAAGCCGGTGAACTGGTAAAAGCCGGGGCGATTGGCAAAGTAATTCAAACGATTGGCCTTGGTCCGCACCGCATGAACCCCAAAACGCGCCCGGACTGGTTTTTTGACCGGCAACGGTTTGGCGGCATTATTTGCGACATTGCCTCGCACCAATTTGATCAATATTTATTTTTTACCGGTTCTACCCAAGCCGATGTGGTTGCGGCCCAGGTGGGCAACGTGAATCATCCGCAATATCCAAAGTTCGAAGATTTTGGCGACGTGATGTTGCGGGGCAATAAGGGTACCGGTTATATACGTGTCGATTGGTTTACCCCCGACGGCTTAAAAACCTGGGGCGATGGGCGACTCACTGTTTTAGGTACCGAAGGCTTTATTGAAATCCGGAAGAATATTGACATTGGTGGGCGAGAAGGGGGGAATCACTTATTCCTAACGGATCAGAAAGAAACCCGTTACCTGGACTGTAGCCAAGAACCTTTGCCTTACGGCGAGCAATTAGTAAATGATATTGTTAATCGTACCGAAACCGCCATGACTCAGGAACATTGCTTTTTGGCCACTGAGTTAGCGCTTAAAGCCCAGCAACAAGCCAAAACGATTACTATCTAG